A region of the Penicillium psychrofluorescens genome assembly, chromosome: 6 genome:
CGCGTGTTAATTGGTTCCACTAAAAGAGGCGAGGAAGCGGTATTTTGAAGTTGTTGGGTTTGTACATCCATCTGATTCGGTTGAGTCATGGTTGAAGAAGGCATTGGGAGCAGCGTGGGATCCTCCCACTGCGGCCATTCTGTATCTGCCGGACTCGACGAACAGAAGTAAAAGTCGTTCAGAGAGCTCCAGTTTAGACTGGACTGCTCGTCCAACCAATTGTCGGACGCATCGATGTCCAATATGCTTTCTCCAGGGTCGGGCATGGACAGTGGCAATTGACTGGGCTGAGCCGGGACTTGGGGAGGTTGCTGATCCATGGAGTGCTGTGCTGTGCTATCTTTTATATCGAAGACAATTCACGCAGCCACTTGGAGCCAGCGAGAGATTCGGAACAAGGAACAGTAGTTAGTGGTTTATGGTCGATCGACTCACGTTGTCCGATCTAGCCTTTTCTGGTCTGGATTTCGCCGCCTTCCAACTACATCGATGACTAATCTATATCTATAACACGGCGGAGACAAGAGCAATTTTGCAAATTCCCTGCAGCTCGGCATTTGTTTGAATAACATGAGTTTCCGGCAGTCGACTGCATTCTGGATGGCAGAAAGACGATATGACACGGTGTTCAAGAACTCAGTCCTTTGGGTTCAGTGGAAGTCCTCTTCCGCGTAAGAACCGACAATGCAACATTTGGACCCGCTGAGCGTTATTCAGCAATCTGCGGTTTGATTGATGGCATTAGTCTGACTGACTCAACCTATCAACTATAACAAACTAGATGCATTACGCCACTATGGATTAGTGGAATATTTTAGGCTGTTCATAACAAAGGTAGTTCAAACCAGGTAATCCAGTAGCATCAATAGCAAAACTGTCGCACTACTTCCAAGTACACCCtctccatctgccgcagGCTATCAACTTCAACCCATTCTTCCTTGCTATGCAACCCTGCTCCTGTCGGCCCATATACAATTGACGGAATGCCTGCCTGGCTGAGCAAGGCTGCATCACACCAGAACGACACACTTTGAATGGCGGGCCTAGTGCCCAAAATAGTAGATGCACAGGCAGCTGTTTTCTCGACGAGAGGATGGTCCGTCGCCAGTTTCTGTGTTGGACGAGACAGCGTGACACGAGGTTCTGCGTATCGGAACCGAGCATCCTCTTTGGAAATATCACTCAGCAATACATTCATGTCTCTTAGGATCAATTCCTCCGTTTGACATGGTATAGTGCGAAACTCGACCGTGATGCTGCATTTTCCAGGATAAGAAGATGGCTCATCGCCACCCCGAATCAAACCACAGTGTAGGGATGCCTGTCCCAGAGTATCGTCTACAGGCAAATTGCGCTGGTATTGCTCCAGCGCACGAAGGAACCAACCTGAGTGGAGAATAGCGTCTTCTCCCTCATGGGGCTTTGATCCATGTGCTGCAATTCCCAAAATATCGACTTCCACCCACAAGAAACCTTTGTGGGCAGTTGCAATTGCTCCCATGGTCGGCTCAGCAACAATCGCCGCATCGGCACGCCAGCCAGCAGCTAGCACATCTTGGGTTCCCTGCGAggcatcttcttcatcagcgACAGCAGCCACAATCACATCTCCGCGAGACACACGGCCGCTGGCTTTGATTGCCGACATGGCTGCCAGTGCCGCCGCAAGTCCACCCTTCATGTCCAGGCTACCTCGTCCGAAGACAacctctttctcttctttcatccCAATCGATCCGGACAGAGGGTCCTTTTCGTAGCTGGAAAGACTGACAGTATCAACATGGCCATTAAACATCAGAGACTTGCCCCCTCCGCTGCCCCGTATGATTCCCACGATTGATGGCCGTCCAGCCACGGATTCGATTTTGTGATATTCGATATCTCGATGCGCAAACCATGAGGCAAGATAGTTCACGATCTGAGTTTCTCCGGCCCCATCAGCTACTGATAATGTTGGATTCGATGAATCGATGCAGGTGAGCGTTTTAGTTAGAGAAACAGCGTCATCAATAGAAACATCCCGAGGGATCTGATAATCTCGTGTGCCTTCCGTGCcgagaagaacaacaacTGAGTCTTTGTTCAGAAAAGACGGATCTTTTTCCGATGAAGCCAGGCGTCGTATTGCTGCTAACGATGCCCCTCCGCAAGGCCCTACTGGAATCGAGTACAAGGAAAGATACTGTAGTGCGCGATGTGTCTCGTAGCATGATACCGTCACGCAAGAATCCACAAGCTGCTGCAAATCAGGCCATGCCGTGGCTGACAACGTGCCACAATTCATTCCGTCCATGATAGTTGCGCCTGTCTGCACTGTGACTGATTGCCCGGCACTTAGATTAGCTGACAAGCACGGAGCAGAATCGGGCTCGACAGCGACAACTGCCAAAGGGTTTTCTCTGGACTTGCAGTGTCTGGCAACGGCGTGAGCAAGAC
Encoded here:
- a CDS encoding uncharacterized protein (ID:PFLUO_009069-T1.cds;~source:funannotate), which gives rise to MARLLDIKAQIFVPQHMDYATRNLIAKEGADVIVVPGDYDEAVKQGTEASKQVAEALLIQDTAFEGYEDIPAWIVEGYSTMMTEIDDQLAQLGLIGSVMVTPVGVGSLAHAVARHCKSRENPLAVVAVEPDSAPCLSANLSAGQSVTVQTGATIMDGMNCGTLSATAWPDLQQLVDSCVTVSCYETHRALQYLSLYSIPVGPCGGASLAAIRRLASSEKDPSFLNKDSVVVLLGTEGTRDYQIPRDVSIDDAVSLTKTLTCIDSSNPTLSVADGAGETQIVNYLASWFAHRDIEYHKIESVAGRPSIVGIIRGSGGGKSLMFNGHVDTVSLSSYEKDPLSGSIGMKEEKEVVFGRGSLDMKGGLAAALAAMSAIKASGRVSRGDVIVAAVADEEDASQGTQDVLAAGWRADAAIVAEPTMGAIATAHKGFLWVEVDILGIAAHGSKPHEGEDAILHSGWFLRALEQYQRNLPVDDTLGQASLHCGLIRGGDEPSSYPGKCSITVEFRTIPCQTEELILRDMNVLLSDISKEDARFRYAEPRVTLSRPTQKLATDHPLVEKTAACASTILGTRPAIQSVSFWCDAALLSQAGIPSIVYGPTGAGLHSKEEWVEVDSLRQMERVYLEVVRQFCY